In Spodoptera frugiperda isolate SF20-4 chromosome 28, AGI-APGP_CSIRO_Sfru_2.0, whole genome shotgun sequence, one genomic interval encodes:
- the LOC118265358 gene encoding leucine-rich repeat-containing protein 4B yields the protein MRWFIVTMSVMVWETILAGIAPPGSCPAVCACKWKGGKQTVECVDRALITVPEPVDPATQVLDLSGNNLQILPQEAFAKTGLLNLQRVYLRNCNIGQIHDRAFKGLTNLVELDLSYNLLTEIPSDSFKDAPFLRDLTLSQNPILKVHADALNNLGNVVKLDLSKCDIREIAPDAFRTLRSLESLKLNHNKLRDIPLSSLEKIEKLRAIDLSDNPWTCDCRLRDLKLWLAKHKLLSTPSCYAPTRLANRPFSELPIEEFACKPEILPASRHIEAAVGSNATITCRTEAVPSANINWYWNGRLLQNGSHFNSHQRVYIFEEGESKKKSSLVLTNTQESDSSEFYCVAENKGGNAEANFTVHVTQLAAGMASLGSAQIASLGAALFLVVVVVSLALLITFVRFRPTPACESKTPNTIDRVVSGNEVHPTSTDRPHVAVLANRQDSPNYNDPKCNPVLKPPRANDIPYTTNHYEGRGSVVTAGGPVVVSPTVSGNIDPDLINDTRPESAARPGSGEYARETSESLYPSGLWDQMKMSQANNLARAVSTAIPTYYNDRTPIIENCSVDGSQEELGYMSRTFPRSHGVTAPSAAPASDAPYPPDYGLPVNGARTLRVWQRAPPVLPPVAALKRVLTITRPSADDHFQDGCATDV from the coding sequence ATGAGGTGGTTTATAGTGACAATGAGCGTGATGGTGTGGGAAACAATTTTAGCCGGTATTGCACCCCCAGGCTCATGTCCTGCGGTGTGTGCGTGTAAGTGGAAAGGAGGCAAGCAGACCGTGGAGTGTGTGGACAGAGCTCTTATCACAGTGCCCGAGCCAGTAGATCCAGCCACGCAAGTATTGGATCTTTCCGGAAATAATCTTCAAATACTTCCTCAGGAAGCTTTTGCCAAAACAGGCCTGCTCAACTTACAGAGAGTTTATTTACGCAATTGCAACATTGGCCAAATTCACGATAGAGCTTTTAAAGGCTTAACAAATTTAGTTGAATTAGATCTATCTTATAATTTACTCACAGAGATCCCTTCAGATAGCTTCAAGGATGCACCTTTCTTACGGGATCTTACACTATCTCAAAATCCAATATTAAAAGTTCATGCAGATGCGTTGAACAATCTTGGCAACGTCGTCAAGCTTGATCTATCGAAATGCGACATTAGAGAAATAGCTCCCGACGCGTTTAGGACGTTGCGCTCGCTGGAATCTTTAAAATTGAACCATAACAAGCTACGTGACATACCACTGAGTTCACTAGAGAAGATCGAGAAACTCCGAGCCATAGACTTATCAGACAATCCGTGGACTTGTGACTGCCGGTTACGAGATCTTAAATTATGGTTAGCAAAACATAAATTGCTTTCAACGCCTAGCTGTTATGCGCCGACACGTTTAGCTAACCGACCATTTTCAGAGCTACCTATTGAAGAGTTTGCATGTAAACCGGAAATATTACCAGCTAGTCGACACATCGAGGCGGCAGTAGGTTCCAATGCTACAATTACTTGTCGAACAGAAGCTGTGCCGAGTGCTAACATTAATTGGTACTGGAACGGCAGATTACTTCAAAATGGAAGTCACTTCAATTCACATCAGAGAGTCTATATTTTTGAAGAAGGGGAGTCGAAAAAGAAGTCTTCCCTAGTATTGACAAATACGCAGGAATCAGATTCCAGCGAGTTTTATTGCGTAGCGGAGAATAAAGGCGGGAATGCCGAAGCTAATTTCACTGTACATGTCACACAACTAGCAGCCGGCATGGCTTCCTTGGGGAGCGCACAGATAGCGAGTCTAGGCGCTGCATTGTTCCTAGTCGTCGTCGTCGTTTCTTTGGCTCTGCTGATTACTTTCGTCCGGTTTCGTCCAACTCCGGCTTGCGAAAGTAAAACACCAAACACAATAGACAGAGTGGTGTCTGGAAACGAAGTACATCCGACGTCAACGGATAGACCTCATGTTGCTGTTTTAGCTAACCGACAAGACTCACCGAATTACAATGACCCAAAATGTAATCCGGTTTTAAAACCTCCAAGAGCAAATGATATACCTTACACTACGAATCATTACGAGGGAAGAGGAAGTGTCGTCACTGCTGGTGGCCCAGTAGTGGTATCTCCTACAGTTTCAGGAAATATTGATCCTGACCTTATAAATGATACAAGGCCTGAAAGTGCTGCTAGGCCAGGAAGTGGAGAGTATGCACGTGAGACCTCAGAGTCATTATACCCATCTGGTCTTTGGGATCAAATGAAAATGAGTCAAGCTAATAATTTAGCTCGTGCTGTTAGTACGGCGATTCCTACGTACTACAACGACAGAACGCCTATAATAGAGAACTGCAGCGTGGACGGTTCGCAGGAGGAACTAGGCTACATGAGCCGCACTTTCCCACGGTCCCATGGTGTGACGGCGCCCAGCGCGGCGCCCGCGAGCGACGCTCCGTACCCGCCTGACTACGGGCTGCCGGTGAACGGCGCGCGCACGCTCCGCGTGTGGCAGCGGGCGCCCCCGGTGCTGCCGCCCGTGGCCGCGCTCAAGCGCGTCCTCACGATCACTAGGCCCTCGGCCGATGATCACTTTCAGGATGGCTGTGCTACTGATGTTTAA